One Hyphomonadaceae bacterium BL14 genomic window, GGCGCACCGCCTGCCCAGCCTCTTCGGGATCATCGCCGCCGTGCTGATGACGGGATGGCTGGGCGCGCGCCTGTTCTCCCCGGGGGTGGGGCTGGCCGCCGGAATCGTGCTGGCTGTGTGCCTGACCGCCCAGGTGGAGGCGCGCACCGCCAAGACCGACGCGCTGCTGCTCGGCTTCGGCATGCTGGCGCAAATCTCGTTGGCCATGCTGGCGCTGAAAGTGACGCAGGTCAGACCCCGCTTCATCGGGTGGCCGCTGGCCCTGTGGGCGGCGACCGGGGCGTGCATCCTGATCAAGGGTCCCATCTTCACGATGGTGACCGCGCTCACCCTGGCCGGATACATCGCTCTGACGCGCGATTTCGGATTGCTGCGCCGAATTCGCCCGGGGCTGGGCCTGCTGACGGCCGCGGCTATCGCCGCGCCCTGGCTGATCGCCATCACAGTCGTGACCGATGGCGCTTTCCTGGCCGAAGCTGTCGGCTGGTCCATGCTGCGTAAGGTGTCCGAAGCCGCCGAGAACCATACCGGCCCGCTGGGCTTTCACCTCATGCTCTCGCCGGTCACGCTGTGGCCTGCCGCCGCGCTTCTGGGTCTCGCGGCGCTGGCCGCCTGGCGCCATCGCGCAGACCGCACGGTGCTGTTCCTGGTCGCCTGGATCATCCCCACCTGGCTGGTGTTCGAGCTGGTAACCACCAAGCTGCCCCACTATGTGCTGCCGGTCTTCCCCGCCATCGCCATCCTGATGGGCCTTGCCCTGGGCGATGCGCGCGGCCTGCTGGCCGGCTGGCGGTCGCGGGTGTTTCATGGCGTCGTGGCCGCCGCCGTGCTCGTGGTGTCCGGCGTTCTGATCGCGCTGCCGATCGCGGGCCATATCGAGTTTAACGGTGTGATCGGCCTGACGGCCTGGATTGCCGCCGGCGCAGGAGTGCTGGCCCTGATCACCGTGCTGGCGCTGGTTTTCGCCCCGTCCCTGCGCACGCTGACCGCGTCCGGCGTGGCGGCCACGGGGCTGTATGCGGCGATGTTTGGCGTGGTGATCCCGAACATCGACCCGATGTGGCCGTCCGAGCGGATCAGCCAAGTGGTGAGCACGCTGGAAGGATGCGACGCTCTGACCATCGCCACGCTGGGCTATCGCGAACCCTCCAATGCCTTCTATCTCGGGACAGAGGCTTTGCTGGCGGATAATGCCGACGCCGCCGCCGGTGTGCTGGCCCGCGACCCCGCCTGCGGCCTGGCCATCGTGGATGGCATTGAACGCGAAGGCTTTGACGCGGCGCTGGCCGAACGCGGCCTGACCGTGCGCGAACTGGCCACGGTCTCGGGCCACAACCTGGTCAAGGGCACAGAGCTGGAGATGACGCTGCTGGTGAGTGCGGGCTCGGCGCTGCGGCTGGCGGAGTAGGGGGCGGCTGATCCCCTGTTTTCCCGGAACTTGCGCTGCAAGTATCCGGGACCCAACACGATACATCTCAGCGGCGTCGACAATGGACAAGCCCGGTGGATGGCTCCCGGATAGCCGCTTCGCGGCTTCCGGGAAGGCAGTGTGTGTTGGTTTGATCACCGTCACCTGTGACATCCGCCCACGCTGACCCGCCGCGCGGCCTGAAGCCGGCGGGGAGGGCGGGGTGCGCGCGGCAGGTCCCTTAAGGACCGCTGCGTGGCTGTGGCCTGGCCGCAAGGCCAGGCGGTATGGCCGGCGGGTCCGGGGGGACCTGCCGCGCGCAGCGGCGTTATCCGGGCGTCGGCTCCCGCAGATTATCCCCGCAGGACTTGGCTGCCGAACGGGCGTGGACGGGGCCGATTGCACCCCGCCGCGTCACGCATCATCAGGTCCGCCGGTGATGCCTGGTCTCAGCGCCCGCCCCCCGCGGCCTAGAGCCTTGCCCCCGGGCCCTGGCTGCAGGGCGTGACCCGAAGGCCGGGCCTTGCAGCGGGGACTGGCGGCGCGGCCCAGTGGCTGGGCGGGAGGAATCGTCCTCCGGGCGCGTCCGTACGGACATCACCGGCGCCTGACCGTCCGAACAGGCCGTGAGGCGGCGGCCAGGCCGCCTCGCCCGCTCTTTTGCGGCCGGGCGCGTCACCCGGCCGCTTGAGGCGCCGCCCCCGCCCCGCGCAACTGTGGACGCCTCCGGCAGCGCCCCCGCCTGCGGGGCGAGTGAGGGGAGTATGCAGGCGCAGGGAGAGGGCGGGGATAAGGGGGGGGTGGGGAAGTTCGGGAGCAGGAATTCTGGCAAGATGATGGCCTGGCCCAGCTCCCAGTTTGCAATTTGCCAAGAGGGACTTATCCATCGATTGTAAATCCGGGATGCTCTTTCCAAGAGCGATCGGCAATGCTTTTGGAGTGCCTCAATCCCTTGCCGCCATCTACCTTTTCGTGTTGCTTTGAAAAGGCTATCAAAGCCCAATGGCTCATGTTTATGCTGGAGCTCACATTTAGCGAATGACGTCGAATGCAGCCAACAGTTTGGGGGTTTGCTCGTGAAGAGCTTTGATTCAAGAACGTATAGCATTAATGATTTTATCGAATGGGATAGGCAAAAACAGCTTGAGCTTAATCCAATATTTCAGCGCCGCAGTGTATGGAGCGATAAAGCCAAGAGCTATCTTATGGATACAATAATTAGAGGAAAGCCAATACCAAAAATTTTTATTAGACAAAAAATAAATGTATCAACTAAAACCTCCATCAGGGAAGTGGTGGATGGACAGCAAAGATTGCGCACAATATTATCTTATGTTAAAGATGGCTTCACAATATATAATAAGCAAAATAAGGAGTATGGGGGTAAGTATTTCAGCGAGTTGCCTGAGGAGATTCAGTCGCAAATTTTATCCTATGAAATTGCGGTTGATCTTCTTATAAATCTTCCCGATGCAGAGGTTCTTGATATATTTAATAGATTGAATTCATATGCTGTGGTTCTTAATGACCAAGAACGTATAAATGCATCCCATTTTGGAGAGTTCAAAATTTTAGTTGATGGAATAGCCCATAAATACTATGATTATTGGATTTCCCAAAAAATTCTGACCCCTCAGCAGGTGCTTCGAATGGGCGAGGTTACGCTTGTTGCAGATTTATTGATATCGATAATAGACGGAATACGATCTAAGAAACAAATTAAGAAGTACTATGATCGATATGAGCGAGAGTTCGATCAAGATGCGGATTTGATTGAGCGCCGATTTGATGCAAATATTTCAATAATGCGGCGTCTTTTCTCAGAGGGGCTTGCGGGCACTCAATTTAGAAGAATACATATATTTTACACGTTGTTCAATGCTATAGACCACGCCCAATATGGAGTGGAGCGCTTGGTAGCTCCGAGGCCAAGGCTCGTTTCGGAGCCTGAGCTCCAATCGGCTCGCCACAAACTTGATCGCATTGAGGAAATTTTTACGGAGCCTGATGTGGGCGCGCTTACTCCCAGCGAGCGTCAATTCCTGCAGGACAGTCGGCGAGCGACCACTGATGAGGCGGTGAGAGAGCGCCGTGCGAAATTTTTGCTCGGCCTAATGGGGTAGAGAGCGCGTGTCACTATCGCAGACACTGGCTGATTTCCAAGCCTCAGCGGCGCAGTGTGATAGTCTCATTGCGAATTGCCACGCGCGCGACGCAGCGGGTCAGCCCTTGCTGCCAATCATCGACCAGAGACAGATTGCGGTGGCGGCTTTCTTGAATCTTTTCAGAGGATGGGAAGCTTTTCTTGAAGGGGCGATGACGAAGTATATGGCGGGAAGAAAGTCAGCGCTTGGGAGGCGCCCTCGGAAATATGTGAGTCCAAAAGACATTGATAGAGCATTAAAAATATTGATTGGGACGGGGCGATATTTTGATTTTGCCAATCATGAAAATGTTAAGCGTGTTGCGTTTCTTTACTTTCATGATGGTCGGCCATTCGAGCCGCATATAAGCAGCATAACAACTGATTTGTCAGATTTGAGGGCTATGAGAAATGCATCTGCTCATATTTCCAGCACCACACAAGCATCCTTGGAAGCAGTTGCAGCAAGGGTATTGGGCTCACCAAGCTCAGGTATTGAGCTATATGACTTCTTGATGGCGCAGAATCCAAATTCCTTTGCTGGAGAAACGGTTTTCTCAACCTACAAGGACAAGCTTTTGGTTGTAGCTGAGCTCATCGCAAATGGGTAGTTTGCTATCAATCGGTCGTATCTCGCTAAACGAATGAGTTTGAGGTCCGTACCTTTTTGGCGTCGACTGTTTCCGTTAGATTTACTGAACGTATTTCGCGAGCGGTGAAGGCAAATAAGAGAGCGCCCCCTAACTGCGCACCTTCACATATTCCCCCGGCGCCGGGCAGACCGGCTTGAGCTTGCCGCCGCCGGGCTCACGGGCGGGGACCTGCGCGTCATTCATGGACCGCAGCCAGTCTGTCCAGTGGGGCCACCAGGAACCGGGGGTTTCGGTGGCGCCGGCGAGCCACGCTTCGCGGGTTTCGGGCAGGGCCTTGTTGACCCAGTGCTGGTATTTCCTGGCGTCGGGGTGGTTGACCACGCCGGCGATATGGCCGGACCCCGCCATCATGTACTGCACCGGACCGCCAAACAGGCGCGCCGAGCGGTAGACGCTGTCGGCCGGCGCGATGTGGTCTTCCTTGCTGGCCTGCATGAACACCGGAATGGTCACGTTCCTGAGGTTCAGCGTATGGCCCGCCATCTCCAATTTGCCTTCGGAAAGAAGGTTCTGGCGGTAGAAGGTGTCGAGATAATACAGGTGCAGCCGCTTGGGCATGCGCGTCTGGTCGGCGTTCCAGTAGAGGAGGTCGAAGGCCTGGGGCTGGCGGCCCAGCAGATAGTTGTTGATCACGAAGGACCACACCAGATCATTCGAACGCAGCATGTTGAAGGTGTCGGCCATGGTGCGCCCGTCCAGCACGCCGCCCTGGGCGTCCATCAGGCGCTCGATCTCCCTGAACCATTCCTGATCGATGAAGACCAGGAGCTCGCCTGCCAGCTTGAAATCGAGCTGGGCGGCGAAGAAGGTGGCCGACGCGATGCGGTCGTCACCCTCGGCCGCCATCAGCGCCAGCGCCGTGCCCAGCATGGTGCCGCCAATGCAATAGCCCACCGTGTCCACCTGGCGCTCGCCGGTAATGGTCTCGATCACCTCCAGCGCGGTGAACAGGCCCTTGCGGATATAGTCTTCCAGACTGGCGTCCTTCAGGTCGGCTTCGGGGTTCACCCAGCTGATCAGGAAGACCGTGAAACCTTGTTCTGTGAGCCAGCGGATCATCGATCCCTGGGGCCGCATGTCGAGAATGTAGAACTTGTTGATCCAGGGCGGCGCGATCAGCAGGGGCCGCTGGCGGACCTGCTGCGTGGCGGGCGCGTACTGGATCAGCTCCATCACCTCATTGCGCCAGACCACAGCGCCGGGCGTGGCGGCCAGATCCTTGCCCACCTCAAACCCGTCCATATCGGTCTGGGACAAAGCGAGGCGGCCCTGGCCGCGCTCCAGATCGCTCATCAGCTGGGTCAGGCCGCGCGTCAGGTTTTCACCCCGCGTGCGCACTGTCTCCTCGATCACATCGGGATTGGTCATGGCAAAATTGGTCGGCGACAGGGCGTCGATCATCTGGCGGGTGACGAAATTCACTTTGCGGCGCGCCGGTTCATCAAGGCCCTTGGCCCCCGCCAGCAGGGTCAGCATGAAGCGCTGATTGAGCAGATAGGACTGCTTGATGGCGTCAAACACCGGATGCTCGCTCCACGCTTTGGAGCGCCAGCGCTTGTCACCCGGTTCCGGCATGATCGCCGGATCGGCGGCGTCGCCCGACAGCATCCGCCGGTTGGTGGACGACCACAGGTCCAGATAGCTGCGATAGAGGTCTGACTGGGCCTGCAGCAAGAGCTCGGGATCGGACAGAATCGATTCCCAGGCCTTGATCAGTTCGGGCGCGGCGTGCAGCGGGTCAGCGTTCGGGGCCAGAGACGGGTCGCCCTCCAGCGAGCGGCGCATGACATCGCTCATCAGCTTCTGGCTTTTGAGCGCGGACTGCATGAGATTGCGCGAGACCGTCTCCAGCCTGTCCAGGTCTTCCGCGCCAAGCACACCCAGGGATGCGGCGGCCTCTGCGGCCTGACCGGTTGCCGGTTGCGGCGCTGATCCGGCTTTGGCCGCCGGTGCCGCGCCGGATTTCGTCGCAGGTTTGGCGGGCGCTCCGGTCGTCCTGCCGGGCTCTGCGCCGGTCCTGGCCGGTTTGGGCGCGGAGGCCTTTGGTTTGCGTGTCCGCGCGGGTTTGCCGGAGCGGGCGGGTGTTTTTTTCTCGGCCATGGTGCGCAACGCCTCCCGGGAGGTGACAGTGATGCGCAGAAGCGTATAGAAAGCCGAAGCCCCATCCAATGGCCGGGAGGCGCAAGGCGCGTCATGATTCTGCGAATGCTCGCCCTCGCTTCGGCCGCCGTGTTTGCCGCAGGCTGCGCGGGGAATGCCCAGCCGGACGCCGACATCAGCAGCTGGAGCGCGCAGCGCCTGTCCGGCGGGGACCCGGCGGGTGGTGCCGCGCGTGCACCGGGCTTTGTGCCCGAGCGTGTCCTGGACGCGGGCACGCTTGCCTCCATGGCCGCGTCCGAGCGCGCGCTTCTGCGGCGTGGCGCGCAGATCCGTGACGCCGCCGACAGCGTGTCCGACCCGGAAGAGTCTGCCGAAGATTATGCTGTGCGCCAGCGCGCGCGCGCCAAACCCCCTGAATGATCACCGCCAACGCCTTGCGTTGGTGGCCCCTGAACGGACAAGGAAATGAGCATGTCGAACGCCAAGGGGCTGGAAGCCCTGATGAATGATGCGGTGAACGCCGCCGAGCGCGCAGCCATCGCTGCGTCGGCCCTGGTGGGGCGCGGTGACAAGATCGCCGCTGACCAGGCGGCTGTGGACGCCATGCGTACCGCCTTCAACGCCATGGAGATGCGCGGCCGCATTGTGATCGGCGAGGGCGAGCGCGACGAGGCGCCCATGCTCTATATCGGCGAGGAAGTCGGCACGGGGCAGGGTCCCGAGATCGATATCGCCCTGGACCCGCTGGAAGGCACGGACGTGACCGCCAAGGGCATGCGCGATGCGCTGGCGATCCTGGCGCTGTCGCCCCGGGGCGGGCTGCTGTACGCGCCTGACACGTATATGGACAAGATCGCCATCGGGCCGGGCTATGCCGAAGGCGTGATCGATCTGGACGCAGAACCCGCCGACAATATCCGCTCGCTGGCCCGCGCCAAGGGCGTCGACCCGTCGCAGATTACCGCCTGCGTGCTGGACCGCGAGCGTCATGAGGGTATCGCCGCCTCGATCCGCAAGGCGGGCGCGCGAATCACGTTTATCGGTGACGGCGATGTGGCCGGCGTGATGATGGCCGCTGACCCGGATGTGGACGTGGACATCTATATTGGCCGCGGCGGCGCGCCCGAAGGCGTTCTGGCGGCGGCGGGGCTGCGCTGCGTCGGTGGCCAGATCCAGTGCCGCCTGCATTTCCGCAATGATGACGAGCGTGCCCGCGCCCGGCGCACCGGGATCGAGGATCTCGACCGCAAATACACGCTCATGGACATGGCCAGCGATGACTGCCTGCTGATCGCCTGCGGCGTGACCGATGGCCGGATGGTCCATGGCGTGCGCCACGGGGCCGGCTGGGTGGAGACCCAGACGCTGGTCTACTCCTCCATCTCGGGCGTGCGGCGGAAAATCTCGACCCGCCGCCCGCTGGCGCGGTGACCGGCAGCGCGCTGTTCGGCGTCACGCACTCGCTGGGCGGGCGCGCCTGGGCGCTCAAGCCTGCAGACGACCGTGTGGCGGGCGAGATCGCCCGCCTGACCGGTGCCAATGACGCCTTGGCCCGCCTGCTCGCGGCGCGCGGCCTGACGGCGGACACCGCGCCGGGCTTTCTGGCCCCGCGTCTGCGCGACAGCTTTCCCGATCCGTCCAGCTTCAAGGGCATGGATGATGCTGCGCGCCTGATCTGGGACGCGGTGGAAGCGGGGGTGCGCATTGCCCTGTTTGCTGATTATGACGTGGACGGTGCCACCTCCGCCGCCCAGCTTTCGCGCTGGCTGGCCATGGTGAGCAAAGCGCCCCTGATCTATGTGCCCGACCGGATCGAAGAGGGGTACGGCCCCAGTACGGCGGCGTTCGAAACGCTGAAAGCTCAGGGCGCAGGCCTGGTGATCACGCTCGATTGCGGGGCGGCGGCCGTGGTCCCGCTGGCCGGGGCGCGTGCCATGGGCCTGCCGGTGGCGGTGATCGATCACCATCTGATGGACGGCGCGGCACCGGACGCCGAGGCGCTGGTGAATCCCAATCAACCCGGTGATCCGTCAGGCTGCGGCCATCTGGCGGCCGCGGGCG contains:
- a CDS encoding glycosyltransferase family 39 protein; amino-acid sequence: MTAGFAALLTPGPKGGLNPAAFACLLVLALAAMLPGFFTIPAMDRDESRYAQASRQMMETGDFIDIRFQDEARHKQPVGSYWAQVVTSTPFGGAQAPIWAHRLPSLFGIIAAVLMTGWLGARLFSPGVGLAAGIVLAVCLTAQVEARTAKTDALLLGFGMLAQISLAMLALKVTQVRPRFIGWPLALWAATGACILIKGPIFTMVTALTLAGYIALTRDFGLLRRIRPGLGLLTAAAIAAPWLIAITVVTDGAFLAEAVGWSMLRKVSEAAENHTGPLGFHLMLSPVTLWPAAALLGLAALAAWRHRADRTVLFLVAWIIPTWLVFELVTTKLPHYVLPVFPAIAILMGLALGDARGLLAGWRSRVFHGVVAAAVLVVSGVLIALPIAGHIEFNGVIGLTAWIAAGAGVLALITVLALVFAPSLRTLTASGVAATGLYAAMFGVVIPNIDPMWPSERISQVVSTLEGCDALTIATLGYREPSNAFYLGTEALLADNADAAAGVLARDPACGLAIVDGIEREGFDAALAERGLTVRELATVSGHNLVKGTELEMTLLVSAGSALRLAE
- a CDS encoding DUF262 domain-containing protein; this encodes MKSFDSRTYSINDFIEWDRQKQLELNPIFQRRSVWSDKAKSYLMDTIIRGKPIPKIFIRQKINVSTKTSIREVVDGQQRLRTILSYVKDGFTIYNKQNKEYGGKYFSELPEEIQSQILSYEIAVDLLINLPDAEVLDIFNRLNSYAVVLNDQERINASHFGEFKILVDGIAHKYYDYWISQKILTPQQVLRMGEVTLVADLLISIIDGIRSKKQIKKYYDRYEREFDQDADLIERRFDANISIMRRLFSEGLAGTQFRRIHIFYTLFNAIDHAQYGVERLVAPRPRLVSEPELQSARHKLDRIEEIFTEPDVGALTPSERQFLQDSRRATTDEAVRERRAKFLLGLMG
- the phaC gene encoding class I poly(R)-hydroxyalkanoic acid synthase, yielding MAEKKTPARSGKPARTRKPKASAPKPARTGAEPGRTTGAPAKPATKSGAAPAAKAGSAPQPATGQAAEAAASLGVLGAEDLDRLETVSRNLMQSALKSQKLMSDVMRRSLEGDPSLAPNADPLHAAPELIKAWESILSDPELLLQAQSDLYRSYLDLWSSTNRRMLSGDAADPAIMPEPGDKRWRSKAWSEHPVFDAIKQSYLLNQRFMLTLLAGAKGLDEPARRKVNFVTRQMIDALSPTNFAMTNPDVIEETVRTRGENLTRGLTQLMSDLERGQGRLALSQTDMDGFEVGKDLAATPGAVVWRNEVMELIQYAPATQQVRQRPLLIAPPWINKFYILDMRPQGSMIRWLTEQGFTVFLISWVNPEADLKDASLEDYIRKGLFTALEVIETITGERQVDTVGYCIGGTMLGTALALMAAEGDDRIASATFFAAQLDFKLAGELLVFIDQEWFREIERLMDAQGGVLDGRTMADTFNMLRSNDLVWSFVINNYLLGRQPQAFDLLYWNADQTRMPKRLHLYYLDTFYRQNLLSEGKLEMAGHTLNLRNVTIPVFMQASKEDHIAPADSVYRSARLFGGPVQYMMAGSGHIAGVVNHPDARKYQHWVNKALPETREAWLAGATETPGSWWPHWTDWLRSMNDAQVPAREPGGGKLKPVCPAPGEYVKVRS
- the glpX gene encoding class II fructose-bisphosphatase codes for the protein MSNAKGLEALMNDAVNAAERAAIAASALVGRGDKIAADQAAVDAMRTAFNAMEMRGRIVIGEGERDEAPMLYIGEEVGTGQGPEIDIALDPLEGTDVTAKGMRDALAILALSPRGGLLYAPDTYMDKIAIGPGYAEGVIDLDAEPADNIRSLARAKGVDPSQITACVLDRERHEGIAASIRKAGARITFIGDGDVAGVMMAADPDVDVDIYIGRGGAPEGVLAAAGLRCVGGQIQCRLHFRNDDERARARRTGIEDLDRKYTLMDMASDDCLLIACGVTDGRMVHGVRHGAGWVETQTLVYSSISGVRRKISTRRPLAR